A DNA window from Jaculus jaculus isolate mJacJac1 chromosome 1, mJacJac1.mat.Y.cur, whole genome shotgun sequence contains the following coding sequences:
- the C1H10orf120 gene encoding uncharacterized protein C10orf120 homolog, translating to MTEGNGCQRTGSQRAGNAWAPKRLTAERESSSKKPTRILSTSHPFLNRDFPHDKESSCHTSTLGVWTRFYKSDPRIALGKYSPMEKKILHLGGIHTTAARRFLAGKFSEEWKMLRELQLQSSDYKKVTKDKKFPTYPCVLCERPEKLWTAKVVVPAEEFKMPLREKVDISKHVTRMQLARTRRLQPQELRTGRLRRTEPGLGPGGKDKAKEEGDSQSGDISVATNLEQGEEAEHATTDSQEIAMDVIFKAEEPPRCLLRHRNDLKPFLPVKKQERTITGLTNRNILPVAEFPGDLMLMRQHFISRGLHPSDAIRTYWLPEKNTCQVLTYPPPNLY from the exons ATGACCGAGGGAAATGGCTGTCAGAGGACTGGAAGCCAGAGGGCTGGAAATGCATGGGCCCCCAAAAGGCTCACTGCAGAGAGGGAGTCCAGTAGCAAAAAGCCAACTAGGATTCTCAGCACCAGCCATCCCTTCCTGAATCGAGATTTCCCCCATGACAAGGAGAGCTCATGTCATACATCAACGCTGGG GGTATGGACCAGATTCTACAAATCAGACCCACGCATTGCTCTCGGAAAATACTccccaatggaaaaaaaaatccta CATCTGGGCGGCATTCACACCACAGCAGCGAGGAGGTTTCTGGCTGGCAAATTCAGCGAAGAATGGAAAATGCTGAGAGAGCTCCAGTTACAATCTTCAGACTACAAAAAGgtgacaaaagacaaaaaattccCCACCTATCCTTGTGTTTTGTGTGAACGCCCAGAGAAATTATGGACAGCAAAGGTGGTGGTGCCCGCGGAGGAGTTCAAGATGCCCCTGCGAGAGAAGGTGGACATCAGCAAGCACGTGACCAGGATGCAGCTGGCCAGGACGCGGAGGCTGCAGCCGCAGGAGCTGCGCACAGGGAGGCTCAGGAGGACGGAGCCAGGCCTGGGTCCCGGGGGAAAGGACAAAGCCAAAGAAGAGGGGGACAGCCAGTCCGGGGACATCTCGGTGGCTACCAATCTGGAGCAGGGGGAGGAGGCTGAGCACGCGACCACAGACTCGCAGGAAATCGCCATGGATGTCATTTTCAAGGCAGAAGAACCCCCAAGATGTCTACTACGGCATCGAAACGATCTcaagcccttcctccctgtcaAGAAACAGGAACGAACCATCACAGGCCTCACGAACAGAAACATCCTCCCTGTGGCTGAATTTCCCGGAGACCTAATGCTCATGAGACAGCATTTCATCTCCCGGGGACTCCACCCCAGTGATGCCATTAGGACCTACTGGCTGCCCGAAAAAAATACCTGCCAGGTGCTAACGTACCCACCTCCAAACCTGTATTAA